A genomic stretch from Polyangium spumosum includes:
- a CDS encoding polyhydroxyalkanoate synthesis regulator DNA-binding domain-containing protein: MVVKKYGNRRLYDTEASRYVTLEEVEARVRRGDDVEVVDAKTGRDLTQATLAQIILESRGAARLLPVPLLRQLIRMGDDALAEFFERTVIWALDIYLLAKKGARVFPIGPLGALPLLNAMLSAGRSTPWTSPRDPEPEELAPPPDLGGAVNLSDARDDQAEEIAALRRELDELKRIVAKKRP, encoded by the coding sequence ATGGTCGTGAAGAAGTACGGCAACCGGAGGCTGTACGACACCGAGGCGAGTCGTTACGTCACGCTCGAAGAGGTGGAGGCGCGTGTCAGGCGTGGCGATGACGTCGAGGTCGTCGACGCGAAGACCGGCCGCGACCTGACGCAGGCGACGCTCGCGCAGATCATCCTGGAGAGCCGCGGCGCCGCGCGCCTCTTGCCCGTGCCGCTCCTGCGCCAGCTCATCCGCATGGGCGACGACGCGCTGGCCGAGTTCTTCGAGCGCACGGTGATCTGGGCCCTCGACATCTACCTGCTCGCGAAGAAGGGCGCGCGTGTCTTCCCCATCGGCCCGCTCGGCGCGTTGCCCCTGCTGAACGCGATGCTCAGCGCCGGGAGGAGCACGCCCTGGACCTCGCCGCGCGATCCCGAGCCCGAGGAGCTCGCGCCGCCGCCGGACCTCGGGGGCGCCGTGAACCTGAGCGACGCCCGGGACGACCAGGCCGAGGAGATCGCCGCCCTCCGCCGCGAGCTCGACGAGCTCAAGCGTATCGTCGCCAAGAAGCGCCCCTAG
- a CDS encoding bactofilin family protein, producing MTTPSTIGRGTTIRGSIRGDGDLDLHGFVEGSVTVQGELLIGETALVKSDVSGRRIIVRGAVAGDISATELVVLEPGARVVGDIGAPQIGIRPGALVRGNVSTGAPLPPRVEKPAAAAPAQAAPRGRAAAPAAAPARPVAPPPARAAAPAARPAPAAAARPAPAARPAPAARPAPAAPAPAPVAEPAAAAAGEEAPESAPVENSGGPPPPVVPAVPKGAKAQIRRGKGAGK from the coding sequence ATGACGACCCCCTCGACCATCGGCCGCGGGACCACCATCCGCGGCTCCATCCGCGGCGACGGGGACCTCGACCTCCACGGCTTCGTGGAGGGAAGCGTCACCGTCCAGGGCGAGCTCCTCATCGGCGAGACGGCGCTTGTCAAGAGCGACGTGTCCGGCCGTCGCATCATCGTGCGAGGCGCGGTGGCGGGCGACATCTCCGCGACCGAGCTCGTCGTCCTCGAGCCGGGCGCGCGTGTCGTCGGCGACATCGGCGCGCCGCAGATCGGCATCCGGCCCGGCGCGCTCGTGCGAGGCAACGTCTCGACCGGCGCCCCGCTGCCGCCTCGTGTCGAGAAGCCGGCGGCTGCGGCGCCTGCCCAGGCGGCCCCGCGTGGCCGTGCGGCGGCCCCTGCGGCGGCGCCTGCGCGTCCCGTGGCCCCTCCTCCTGCCCGCGCGGCGGCCCCTGCGGCGCGCCCTGCGCCGGCGGCTGCGGCGCGTCCTGCTCCTGCGGCGCGTCCTGCGCCTGCGGCGCGTCCTGCTCCTGCAGCGCCTGCGCCTGCGCCTGTGGCCGAGCCTGCTGCGGCTGCGGCGGGCGAGGAGGCGCCGGAGAGCGCACCTGTCGAGAATTCCGGCGGCCCCCCGCCCCCGGTCGTGCCTGCGGTGCCCAAGGGTGCCAAGGCGCAGATCCGGCGCGGGAAGGGCGCGGGGAAATGA
- the glyQ gene encoding glycine--tRNA ligase subunit alpha: MTFQDIILTLQRFWAERGCLVVQPYNSEVGAGTYNPATFLRALGPEPWNVAFVEPSRRPADGRYGENPNRLQQFHQFQVILKPSPLNIQELYLESLRALGTNPLEHDVRFIEDDWESPTLGAWGLGWQVWLDGLEISQFTYFQQVGGIDCKPISGELTYGLERIAMYLQDKDSVYDLAYSRSGGHVVRYGEIYQRAEWEWSTYNFEEADVEEHFAAFDKCESEAKRLLFRGVDATAKGAKPDPKKALVLPAYDFVVKAAHRFNVLDARGAISVTERQRFIGRVRGLARLVAESYLAQREALGFPLLPKVAVAAE; encoded by the coding sequence ATGACGTTCCAAGACATCATCCTGACGCTCCAGCGCTTCTGGGCCGAGCGCGGCTGCCTCGTGGTGCAGCCGTACAACTCCGAGGTCGGCGCAGGCACGTACAACCCCGCGACGTTCCTCCGCGCGCTCGGGCCGGAGCCGTGGAACGTGGCGTTCGTGGAGCCCTCGCGCAGGCCCGCCGACGGCCGCTACGGCGAGAACCCGAACCGCTTGCAGCAGTTCCACCAGTTCCAGGTGATCCTGAAGCCGAGCCCGCTGAACATCCAGGAGCTCTACCTGGAGTCGCTTCGCGCGCTCGGCACGAACCCGCTCGAGCACGACGTGCGGTTCATCGAGGACGACTGGGAGTCGCCGACGCTCGGCGCCTGGGGCCTCGGCTGGCAGGTGTGGCTCGACGGGCTGGAGATCTCGCAGTTCACCTACTTCCAGCAGGTGGGCGGCATCGACTGCAAGCCGATCTCGGGCGAGCTCACGTACGGGCTCGAGCGGATCGCGATGTACCTGCAGGACAAGGACAGCGTCTACGACCTCGCGTATTCGCGCTCGGGCGGGCACGTGGTGCGTTACGGCGAGATCTACCAGCGCGCCGAGTGGGAGTGGTCGACGTACAACTTCGAGGAGGCCGACGTGGAGGAGCACTTCGCGGCCTTCGACAAGTGCGAGTCGGAGGCGAAGCGGCTCCTGTTCCGAGGGGTGGACGCGACGGCGAAGGGCGCGAAGCCGGACCCGAAGAAGGCGCTCGTCTTGCCGGCCTACGACTTCGTGGTGAAGGCGGCGCACCGGTTCAACGTGCTCGATGCACGCGGGGCGATCAGCGTGACCGAGCGGCAGAGGTTCATCGGTCGGGTGCGAGGGCTCGCGAGGCTGGTGGCGGAGAGTTACCTGGCGCAGCGGGAGGCGCTCGGGTTTCCGCTGCTGCCGAAGGTGGCGGTGGCGGCGGAGTAG
- a CDS encoding acyl-CoA synthetase, whose protein sequence is MHLGDWLGRRAALSPDKVALLDNTRGGRAVTYRAWDRTANRTAHFLRDRLGVRRGDRVAALAMNDVAMLDLWFACGKVGAIFTPLNYRLTPGELGAYLAATTPEVLVYGPDFAAASEALQSESSFVPRVFVAMRGASRARGDDVDFAERDAATDRPPPALSIGWDEPWVLCGTGGTTGTPKAAMLTYRSITANAVNTISSWGLSQSDVALLNAPLFHTGGLNVFTAPLVLAGGTSVVCRVFDPDEVHAGAQEQGVTVFFGVPTMFLALSQHPRFGGGELRRLRICISGGAPCPEPLMQTYWERGIDLKTGYGLTEAGPNNFWLPPADVRRKVGSVGAPLFFVEARIVDAAREPVRPGEVGELEVRGPHVFGGYWGRPEETAKVICDGWLRTGDLACCDDEGHFYIAGRSKDLLISGGENVYPAEVEAVLLGHPSVREAALIGVPHEKWGQVGRAVVVLAPGAKAEAEPILAHCRARLAKYKVPQSIVFVAELPRTGAGKVDKKALEKQYG, encoded by the coding sequence ATGCACCTCGGCGACTGGCTCGGACGACGCGCGGCGCTCTCCCCGGACAAGGTGGCGCTGCTCGACAACACACGAGGCGGGCGGGCCGTGACGTACCGGGCGTGGGACAGGACGGCGAACCGCACGGCACATTTCCTCCGGGATCGGCTCGGGGTGCGGCGCGGCGATCGGGTCGCGGCGCTCGCGATGAACGACGTCGCGATGCTCGATCTCTGGTTCGCCTGCGGCAAGGTCGGCGCGATCTTCACGCCGCTGAACTACCGGCTCACGCCGGGCGAGCTCGGCGCCTACCTCGCCGCGACGACGCCGGAGGTGCTCGTCTACGGGCCGGACTTCGCAGCGGCGAGCGAGGCGCTCCAGAGCGAGTCGAGCTTCGTGCCGCGCGTGTTCGTGGCGATGCGCGGCGCCTCGCGGGCCCGGGGCGACGACGTGGACTTCGCCGAACGTGACGCCGCGACGGACAGGCCGCCGCCCGCGCTCTCGATCGGCTGGGACGAACCCTGGGTGCTCTGCGGGACGGGGGGCACGACGGGCACGCCGAAGGCCGCGATGCTGACGTACCGGTCGATCACGGCGAACGCGGTGAACACGATCTCGAGCTGGGGTCTGTCGCAGAGCGACGTGGCGCTCTTGAACGCGCCGCTCTTCCACACGGGCGGGCTCAACGTCTTCACGGCGCCGCTCGTGCTCGCGGGTGGGACGTCCGTGGTCTGTCGCGTGTTCGATCCGGACGAGGTCCACGCGGGGGCGCAGGAGCAGGGCGTGACGGTGTTTTTTGGGGTGCCAACGATGTTCCTCGCGCTGTCGCAGCACCCGAGGTTCGGAGGGGGTGAGCTCCGGCGCCTGCGGATCTGCATCAGCGGCGGCGCGCCTTGCCCCGAGCCGCTGATGCAGACGTACTGGGAGCGAGGGATCGACCTGAAGACGGGTTACGGGCTGACCGAGGCCGGGCCGAACAACTTCTGGCTGCCGCCCGCGGACGTGCGCCGGAAGGTCGGCTCCGTGGGCGCGCCGCTGTTCTTCGTGGAGGCGCGGATCGTCGACGCGGCGCGCGAGCCCGTTCGTCCGGGCGAGGTCGGCGAGCTCGAGGTGCGCGGGCCACACGTCTTCGGCGGTTACTGGGGCCGGCCCGAGGAGACGGCGAAGGTGATCTGTGACGGCTGGCTCCGGACGGGTGATCTCGCGTGTTGTGACGACGAGGGGCACTTCTACATCGCGGGGCGCAGCAAGGATCTGCTGATCTCCGGCGGGGAGAACGTGTATCCGGCCGAGGTCGAGGCCGTGCTCCTGGGGCACCCTTCGGTCCGGGAGGCGGCGCTCATCGGCGTGCCGCACGAGAAATGGGGCCAGGTGGGCCGGGCGGTCGTCGTGCTCGCGCCGGGAGCGAAGGCCGAGGCCGAGCCGATCCTCGCCCACTGCCGCGCGCGGCTCGCGAAGTACAAGGTCCCGCAGTCGATCGTGTTCGTGGCCGAGCTGCCGCGCACGGGCGCGGGCAAGGTCGACAAGAAGGCGCTGGAGAAACAGTACGGCTGA
- a CDS encoding tetratricopeptide repeat protein — protein sequence MIRLALDIDADGRADALYRAIAWSDSFSLIFVRVSSAAVRDELLGRMREWSGQGDFPEVVEVALRAAEWPFERLRELGLAQDQRRVVVLMGLEQHAIGDNVSPALAGFNFARDLLPGLIPGPLVILGFGEVFTALSASAPDLTSWRTFEISVRAEEEPASEPPARMMAYEPPDPDAAAEVERLSGILQGVLERRTGHSELEAARLRLRLGQALVGAYRYAEAEEELSRAVEVFEAEGREGEQAKALFWLGHNAASRSEHDTARARYEEALPLFRKVGDVLGEADCIKGLGDLTLGSDHDAARARYEEARTLYRKVGGIPGEANCIQRLGDIALRRADHATARARYEDARTLYQKVGQARGEANCIRKLGDLARGRSDHATARARYEEALPLYRKVGYILGEANCFKSLGDIALDRSDHATALARYEEALPLFRTVGSVLGEAHCIRRHGDIALERSEYPTARAHYEAARALFRKGDDLLGEANCIKGLGDLALERSDHDTARARYEEALPLFRKVGDVLGEANCIQGLGDITLRRSDHDTARARYEEALPLYRKVGDVLGEANCIRNLGEIALAHGEKDTARAQFEQALRLYQRIAEPSSIGWTHKRLADLAPTDALRQHHLDAARAAWSSIGRNDLLAKLDDPAHPDEEATE from the coding sequence ATGATCCGCCTCGCGCTCGACATCGACGCGGATGGGCGGGCGGACGCGCTTTACCGGGCGATTGCGTGGAGTGACTCGTTTTCTCTGATCTTCGTGCGGGTCTCGTCGGCGGCGGTGCGGGACGAGCTGCTCGGGCGGATGCGCGAATGGTCGGGGCAGGGAGATTTTCCCGAGGTCGTGGAGGTGGCGCTACGGGCGGCGGAATGGCCGTTCGAGCGGCTGCGGGAGCTCGGGCTGGCTCAGGACCAGCGCCGCGTGGTGGTGCTGATGGGGCTCGAGCAGCATGCGATCGGCGATAACGTCTCGCCAGCGCTGGCGGGCTTCAACTTCGCGCGGGATCTCTTGCCGGGGCTCATTCCTGGGCCGCTCGTGATCCTGGGGTTCGGCGAGGTATTCACGGCGCTGTCGGCGAGCGCGCCGGATTTGACGAGCTGGCGGACGTTCGAGATCAGCGTGCGAGCCGAGGAGGAGCCGGCAAGCGAACCTCCGGCGCGGATGATGGCGTACGAGCCTCCAGATCCGGACGCGGCGGCCGAGGTGGAGAGGTTATCGGGCATCTTGCAGGGTGTGCTCGAGCGGAGGACGGGGCATTCCGAGCTCGAAGCGGCGCGATTGCGGCTGCGGTTGGGACAGGCGCTCGTGGGGGCGTATCGGTATGCGGAGGCGGAGGAGGAGCTTTCGCGGGCGGTAGAGGTATTCGAGGCGGAGGGGCGGGAGGGCGAGCAGGCGAAGGCGTTGTTCTGGCTGGGGCATAACGCGGCTTCACGCTCCGAGCACGACACCGCCCGCGCTCGTTACGAGGAGGCACTCCCGCTCTTCCGAAAGGTCGGCGACGTCCTCGGAGAGGCAGACTGCATCAAGGGCCTCGGCGACCTCACCCTCGGCTCCGATCACGACGCCGCCCGCGCCCGGTACGAAGAGGCACGCACGCTCTATCGAAAGGTCGGCGGCATCCCCGGCGAGGCCAACTGCATCCAGCGCCTCGGCGACATCGCGCTCCGGCGCGCCGATCACGCGACCGCCCGCGCCCGGTACGAAGATGCACGCACGCTCTATCAAAAGGTCGGCCAAGCGCGGGGAGAGGCCAACTGCATCCGGAAGCTCGGCGACCTCGCGCGAGGACGCTCCGATCACGCGACCGCCCGCGCCCGGTACGAAGAGGCTCTCCCCCTCTACCGAAAGGTCGGGTACATCCTCGGAGAGGCCAACTGCTTCAAGAGCCTCGGTGATATCGCGCTCGACCGCTCGGATCACGCGACCGCCCTCGCCCGGTACGAAGAGGCCCTCCCGCTCTTCCGAACGGTCGGCTCCGTCCTCGGCGAGGCCCACTGCATCCGGCGCCACGGCGACATTGCGCTCGAGCGCTCCGAATACCCGACCGCCCGCGCTCATTACGAAGCGGCCCGCGCGCTCTTCCGAAAGGGCGACGACCTCCTCGGCGAGGCCAACTGCATCAAGGGCCTCGGCGACCTCGCGCTCGAACGCTCCGATCACGACACCGCCCGCGCTCGTTACGAGGAGGCACTCCCGCTGTTCCGAAAGGTCGGCGACGTCCTCGGAGAGGCCAACTGCATCCAGGGCCTCGGCGACATCACGCTCCGTCGCTCCGATCACGACACCGCCCGCGCCCGCTACGAAGAGGCCCTCCCGCTCTACCGAAAGGTCGGCGACGTCCTCGGCGAGGCCAACTGCATCCGCAACCTCGGCGAGATCGCGCTCGCGCACGGCGAAAAGGACACAGCACGCGCCCAGTTCGAGCAGGCCCTCCGCCTTTACCAGCGCATCGCCGAACCCTCCTCCATCGGCTGGACCCACAAGCGCCTCGCCGACCTCGCCCCCACCGACGCCCTCCGCCAGCACCACCTCGACGCCGCCCGCGCCGCCTGGTCGAGCATCGGGCGCAACGACCTGCTCGCGAAGCTCGACGACCCAGCCCATCCGGACGAAGAAGCGACGGAGTGA
- a CDS encoding AAA family ATPase — protein sequence MLREDLSSVRGGDRIRRMEECIRGALPGDYQVQLLSGHPGSGKSSELHWLAGELKKNKDDVEYHPLVIDVQDYLNARDVQLPEFITAIFTAVLDDPLLGKLVSTTATAKKIWKDLTAWFKEIGITLEAEVPIGTAKMKLGVLRSPSVPERFRAVSHKHIMSLVEGLNELLQALRPPLANHGTDDVVIIADNLERVERLPLQDGTKRTTHDLFFLEQLPIIQEVAVHLIVTVPVSLHFTQGRLRQAFRSPGDVVLPMIAIRNRGTDQPNEAGVAALERLLARRIDCAVVFADEGARRHAIAESGGCLRDLLKIVAQAALMKPELRLTKDDVDAAVKEYVGGMERFLQGKGYLRSLHHVVRTGSFPENFDDDLRQLLLHELIVLEYNGDTWFDVHPFAKRTRAFRDAGT from the coding sequence GTGCTGCGAGAAGACCTGTCGAGCGTGCGCGGCGGCGATCGCATCCGTCGGATGGAGGAGTGCATCCGCGGCGCGCTCCCGGGGGACTATCAGGTCCAGCTCCTCAGCGGTCATCCGGGCAGTGGAAAATCGAGCGAGCTCCACTGGCTCGCGGGCGAGCTCAAGAAGAACAAGGACGACGTCGAGTATCACCCCCTCGTCATCGACGTACAGGACTACCTGAACGCCCGCGACGTCCAGCTCCCGGAATTCATCACGGCGATCTTCACGGCCGTGCTCGATGATCCGCTGCTCGGCAAGCTCGTGAGCACGACGGCCACCGCGAAGAAGATCTGGAAGGATCTCACGGCGTGGTTCAAGGAGATCGGGATCACGCTGGAGGCGGAGGTCCCGATCGGAACCGCAAAGATGAAGCTCGGCGTCTTGAGGTCGCCGTCCGTCCCCGAGCGCTTCCGGGCCGTGAGCCACAAGCACATCATGTCCCTCGTGGAGGGGTTGAACGAGCTCTTGCAGGCGCTCCGGCCGCCGCTCGCGAACCATGGCACGGACGACGTGGTGATCATCGCGGACAACCTCGAGCGCGTGGAGCGATTGCCGCTCCAGGACGGGACGAAGCGCACCACGCACGACTTGTTTTTCCTGGAGCAACTGCCGATCATCCAGGAGGTCGCGGTGCACCTCATCGTGACCGTGCCGGTGTCGCTGCATTTCACGCAGGGACGGCTCCGACAAGCTTTCCGTAGCCCCGGCGATGTCGTGCTGCCCATGATCGCGATCCGCAATCGAGGGACGGACCAGCCGAACGAAGCAGGGGTGGCCGCGCTGGAGCGGCTCCTCGCGCGCCGCATCGACTGCGCCGTGGTATTCGCGGACGAAGGGGCTCGTCGCCACGCCATCGCCGAGTCGGGTGGGTGCTTGCGGGATCTGCTGAAGATCGTGGCGCAGGCGGCGCTGATGAAGCCGGAGCTCCGGCTCACGAAAGACGACGTGGATGCGGCCGTGAAGGAGTACGTGGGGGGAATGGAGCGGTTTCTCCAGGGGAAAGGGTATCTGCGCAGCCTGCATCACGTCGTGCGGACGGGCTCGTTCCCGGAGAACTTCGACGACGACTTGCGGCAGCTCTTGCTTCATGAGCTCATCGTCCTCGAATACAATGGCGACACGTGGTTCGATGTCCATCCGTTCGCGAAGCGGACGCGGGCCTTCCGTGACGCGGGGACATGA
- the pyrE gene encoding orotate phosphoribosyltransferase: MSKTERERLVELLRERSFERKRVVLASGRESDFFIDCKQTALTAEGHFLLGALMFDALDGLPRCDAVAGVELGGCPLASAVSLTSFVRGRPLPALYVRKEAKDHGSKRLIEGDRALVPGLAVVMLEDVITTGGSTLKAVDKITAAGARVVGVVAIVDRLEGGAEAIRQAGLPVISICTRRDFIPDA; the protein is encoded by the coding sequence ATGAGCAAAACCGAGCGAGAGCGGCTCGTCGAGCTGCTCCGCGAGCGTTCGTTCGAGCGCAAGCGAGTCGTGCTCGCCTCCGGTCGGGAGAGCGACTTCTTCATCGACTGCAAGCAAACGGCCTTGACCGCCGAGGGGCACTTCCTCCTCGGCGCGCTCATGTTCGACGCGCTCGACGGCTTGCCGCGATGTGACGCGGTGGCGGGCGTGGAGCTCGGCGGCTGTCCGCTGGCGAGCGCGGTGTCCTTGACGAGCTTCGTGCGAGGTCGTCCGTTGCCTGCGCTGTACGTGCGCAAGGAGGCGAAGGACCACGGCTCGAAGCGGCTCATCGAGGGTGATCGCGCGCTCGTGCCGGGGCTGGCGGTGGTGATGCTGGAGGACGTGATCACGACGGGCGGGTCGACGCTGAAGGCGGTCGACAAGATCACGGCGGCGGGGGCGCGCGTGGTGGGCGTGGTGGCGATCGTGGACCGGCTCGAAGGTGGGGCGGAAGCGATCCGTCAGGCGGGGTTGCCGGTGATCTCGATCTGCACGCGGCGGGATTTCATTCCGGACGCGTGA
- a CDS encoding response regulator yields MPRILIIDDDAAFGASAVRTLEGAGFSARFHRGPFGSLQAIRESLCDVVLLDVNMPKLDGPLLVRMIRDAFGLGSVKVLLCSDMEPGPLERLAKVMGVHGAVPKQVHGAELVDQVRAALPRSATA; encoded by the coding sequence ATGCCGCGTATCCTGATCATCGACGACGACGCGGCCTTCGGCGCGAGCGCGGTGCGCACGCTGGAGGGGGCCGGCTTCTCGGCGCGTTTTCACCGCGGCCCCTTCGGCAGCCTGCAGGCCATCCGCGAGTCGCTCTGCGACGTCGTGTTGCTCGACGTCAACATGCCCAAGCTCGACGGCCCCCTGCTCGTCCGCATGATCCGCGACGCCTTCGGCCTCGGCAGCGTGAAGGTCCTGCTCTGCAGCGACATGGAGCCCGGGCCCCTCGAGCGCCTCGCCAAGGTGATGGGCGTGCACGGCGCGGTGCCCAAGCAAGTCCATGGCGCCGAGCTCGTCGACCAGGTGCGCGCCGCGCTGCCGCGGAGCGCGACGGCCTGA
- a CDS encoding bactofilin family protein: MVRAPAMHDNDLDTSGSVLGRGTRVRGRVMGEGDLRVEGHVEGGVSLTGELVIEEGAEVSGDVEAAVVTIAGTLTGDVAARGPVAIRASAKVSGNLGGAEVSLDEGAEFSGRIEADFELPAELQGGRAGGR, from the coding sequence ATGGTCCGAGCGCCGGCGATGCATGACAACGATCTCGATACGAGCGGCTCCGTGCTCGGGCGCGGCACGCGCGTGCGTGGTCGCGTGATGGGCGAAGGAGATCTGCGCGTGGAGGGCCACGTCGAGGGCGGCGTGAGCCTCACGGGTGAGCTCGTGATCGAGGAGGGCGCCGAGGTCTCCGGCGACGTCGAGGCCGCGGTCGTGACGATCGCGGGCACCTTGACGGGCGACGTCGCGGCGCGCGGGCCCGTGGCGATCCGCGCGTCGGCGAAGGTCTCGGGCAACCTCGGCGGCGCCGAGGTGAGCCTCGACGAGGGTGCCGAGTTCTCGGGGCGGATCGAGGCGGATTTCGAGCTGCCGGCCGAGCTTCAGGGTGGCCGCGCCGGCGGTCGGTGA
- a CDS encoding bactofilin family protein: MAGTIIGSGITIEGEITSDEEVVVAGTVRGKLSVDGGVTVEGGAVVEADVAAASLSVGGNVTGNVSASDRVDLLTGGRLVGDVKAARLTIADGASFKGNVDMDV; encoded by the coding sequence GTGGCGGGTACGATCATCGGCAGCGGCATCACGATCGAGGGTGAGATCACCTCCGACGAGGAGGTGGTCGTGGCCGGCACGGTTCGCGGCAAGCTGAGCGTCGACGGCGGCGTCACGGTCGAGGGAGGCGCGGTCGTCGAGGCGGACGTCGCGGCGGCTTCTCTTTCGGTCGGCGGCAACGTGACGGGCAACGTGAGCGCCTCGGATCGCGTCGATCTGCTCACCGGCGGCCGACTCGTCGGCGACGTCAAGGCGGCGCGGCTGACCATCGCGGACGGTGCCTCGTTCAAGGGCAACGTCGACATGGACGTGTGA
- a CDS encoding acyl-CoA synthetase gives MYIGDWMERGERYFPESLAVVDVAKGERGRFSYREMNRRANRLAGFLRDEAAVSKGDRVGILAMNGVEFLDAFFACAKLGAVLVPFNWRSHPREIAELVYQTEPKVMLFSDDFRAGIGEIARLSPCASVKTWLHLDGEGIEGSLDYTTAVQARESRPVKNDAVEAEDIVCLLFTGGTTGLPKGAKISYRMIAWNTLNTVIHELSRGDVTLTHTPMFHTGALFVYTLPLLTLGGTVVIMRKWTADDMLSLIEREKATLLFCVPTQYQMMMQSPRFESADLSSLRFLTSGGAPLPVPIIRAYREKHGVVFKQGFGMTEFGPGIFSMDPEYAETKAGSIGKPNYFIDARIVDDDNRPLPVGEVGELVLKGPSACSGYFNNPEASRASVDEEGFFHTGDMARVDEDGFYYIADRKKDMFISGGENVYPAEIEKVLYEHPAVAQVAVIGVADEKWGEVGRAIVVTKPGQTVTEEAILAHCRDNLAKYKVPRSVLFVDAMPISAAGKILKRELKEKYAR, from the coding sequence ATGTACATCGGGGACTGGATGGAGCGTGGTGAGCGGTATTTCCCGGAATCGCTCGCCGTCGTCGACGTGGCCAAAGGAGAGCGCGGGCGTTTCTCGTATCGCGAAATGAACCGCCGCGCGAATCGCCTCGCCGGCTTCTTGCGCGACGAGGCCGCGGTGTCGAAGGGCGATCGCGTGGGGATCCTCGCGATGAACGGCGTGGAGTTCCTCGACGCGTTTTTCGCCTGCGCCAAGCTCGGCGCGGTGCTCGTGCCGTTCAACTGGCGCAGCCATCCGCGCGAGATCGCCGAGCTCGTCTACCAGACCGAGCCGAAGGTGATGCTCTTCAGCGACGATTTCCGCGCCGGTATCGGCGAGATCGCAAGACTGTCTCCGTGCGCGTCCGTGAAGACGTGGCTGCACCTCGACGGCGAGGGGATCGAGGGGAGCCTCGACTATACGACCGCGGTGCAGGCGCGCGAATCGCGGCCCGTGAAGAACGACGCTGTCGAGGCCGAGGACATCGTTTGCCTGCTCTTCACGGGCGGCACGACGGGCCTGCCGAAGGGCGCGAAGATCTCCTACCGGATGATCGCGTGGAACACGCTGAACACGGTGATCCACGAGCTCTCGCGCGGCGACGTGACGCTCACGCACACGCCGATGTTCCACACGGGCGCGCTCTTCGTCTACACGCTGCCGCTGCTCACGCTCGGCGGGACGGTGGTCATCATGCGCAAATGGACCGCCGACGACATGCTCTCGCTGATCGAGCGCGAGAAGGCCACCTTGCTCTTCTGCGTGCCGACGCAGTACCAGATGATGATGCAATCGCCGCGCTTCGAATCGGCGGACCTCTCGTCCTTGCGCTTCTTGACGAGCGGCGGCGCGCCCCTGCCCGTGCCGATCATCCGCGCGTACCGGGAAAAACACGGCGTCGTCTTCAAGCAGGGCTTCGGCATGACCGAGTTCGGCCCGGGGATCTTCTCGATGGATCCCGAATACGCCGAGACGAAGGCCGGCAGCATCGGCAAGCCCAACTATTTCATCGACGCGCGGATCGTGGACGACGACAACCGCCCCTTGCCCGTGGGCGAGGTGGGCGAGCTCGTCCTGAAGGGCCCGAGCGCGTGCTCCGGGTATTTCAACAACCCCGAGGCCTCGCGGGCGAGCGTGGACGAGGAGGGCTTCTTCCACACGGGCGACATGGCCCGCGTGGACGAGGACGGGTTCTATTACATCGCCGACCGCAAGAAGGACATGTTCATCTCGGGCGGCGAGAACGTCTACCCGGCCGAGATCGAGAAGGTCCTCTACGAGCACCCCGCCGTGGCGCAGGTCGCGGTGATCGGCGTCGCGGACGAGAAATGGGGCGAGGTCGGCCGGGCCATCGTCGTCACGAAGCCCGGACAGACCGTGACCGAGGAGGCGATCCTGGCGCATTGCCGGGACAACCTCGCGAAATACAAGGTGCCGAGATCGGTCCTCTTCGTGGACGCGATGCCGATCTCGGCGGCCGGCAAGATCCTGAAGAGAGAGCTCAAGGAAAAATACGCGCGATAA